In Anaerolineales bacterium, a genomic segment contains:
- a CDS encoding citramalate synthase gives MSVAVHIYDTTLRDGTQREGISLSLQDKLKITRILDDLGVSYIEGGWPGSNPKDAAYFDAVRELPLRTAKIAAFGSTCRVGSTPAEDENIHALVDAQTPVVTLVGKSWLLHVYEVLRTTPEDNYRLIGESVAYMKALGKEVVYDAEHFFDGYKADSEYALTTLKAAVQNGADWITLCDTNGGTLYWEVEQIFCEIVRALPGVKVGIHTHNDGELGVANSLAAVRSGATMVQGTINGYGERCGNANLCSIIPDLMIKMNVTCLPDDAHLTTLTHVARTVAEIANLPPDSHLAYVGRSAFAHKGGIHVAAMRRTAQSYQHIDPVLVGNEMRVLLSDLSGRGNILSKAEQWGLDVSSEAARKVLEEIKRLENLGYVFEGAEASVAMMLKRAQADYKAPFELIDFLVVVENRRGRGLLAEATVKLSVGDQVMHTAAEGNGPVNALDSALRKALEPVYPHVREFTLADYKVRILDSHTGSAATTRVLIDTQSAHARWSTVGAGTNIIDSSWRALLDSVEYGLTLIHDKANDARTP, from the coding sequence TTGTCTGTAGCCGTACATATCTACGATACCACGCTCCGCGATGGGACACAGCGGGAGGGGATTTCGCTCTCCCTTCAAGACAAACTGAAAATCACGCGGATTCTGGATGATTTAGGCGTCTCCTACATTGAGGGGGGGTGGCCCGGATCGAACCCGAAAGATGCCGCCTATTTCGACGCTGTGCGTGAACTCCCCTTGCGGACGGCGAAGATCGCCGCCTTTGGCTCAACCTGCCGTGTGGGGAGTACGCCCGCCGAGGATGAGAACATCCACGCCCTTGTCGATGCCCAAACGCCCGTCGTCACCCTTGTGGGGAAATCGTGGCTGCTGCACGTCTACGAAGTGCTGCGGACGACGCCGGAAGATAACTACCGCCTGATCGGGGAATCCGTTGCCTATATGAAGGCGCTTGGCAAAGAGGTGGTCTACGACGCCGAACATTTCTTCGATGGCTACAAGGCGGATTCGGAATACGCGCTGACGACGCTCAAGGCGGCGGTGCAAAACGGCGCCGATTGGATCACCCTTTGCGATACGAATGGTGGCACGCTCTATTGGGAAGTGGAGCAGATTTTCTGCGAGATCGTTCGTGCCTTGCCGGGAGTAAAGGTCGGAATTCACACCCACAACGACGGCGAGTTGGGCGTTGCCAATTCCCTTGCCGCCGTCCGTTCTGGGGCGACGATGGTGCAAGGGACGATCAACGGCTATGGCGAACGCTGTGGAAACGCCAACCTGTGCAGCATCATCCCCGATCTGATGATCAAAATGAACGTCACGTGCCTGCCCGACGATGCCCACTTGACGACGCTCACCCATGTCGCCCGTACCGTTGCCGAGATCGCCAATCTCCCGCCGGATAGCCACCTTGCCTATGTGGGACGGAGCGCCTTTGCCCACAAGGGCGGGATTCACGTTGCCGCCATGCGCCGCACGGCGCAAAGCTACCAGCATATCGATCCTGTTTTGGTGGGCAACGAGATGCGCGTCTTGCTCTCTGATCTCAGTGGGCGGGGAAACATCCTGAGCAAGGCGGAGCAGTGGGGGCTGGATGTCTCCAGCGAGGCAGCGCGAAAGGTCTTGGAGGAGATCAAGCGGTTGGAGAACCTTGGCTATGTGTTCGAGGGGGCAGAGGCGTCCGTTGCCATGATGCTCAAGCGGGCGCAAGCCGATTACAAAGCCCCCTTTGAGTTGATCGATTTCCTCGTTGTGGTCGAAAACCGGCGCGGGCGGGGTCTGCTGGCAGAGGCGACAGTGAAACTGTCCGTTGGCGATCAGGTCATGCATACCGCCGCCGAGGGGAACGGTCCAGTGAACGCCCTTGATTCAGCCCTGCGCAAGGCGTTAGAGCCTGTTTACCCCCATGTCCGCGAGTTCACCTTGGCGGATTATAAAGTGCGTATTTTAGATAGCCACACCGGATCGGCGGCGACGACGCGGGTGCTGATCGATACCCAAAGCGCCCATGCCCGCTGGAGTACTGTTGGGGCGGGGACGAACATCATAGATTCCTCGTGGCGGGCGCTGCTGGACAGCGTGGAGTATGGTTTGACCTTGATCCACGATAAAGCGAATGACGCCCGTACACCGTAG
- a CDS encoding 2-isopropylmalate synthase yields the protein MSVDPVVRSNRVRIFDTTLRDGEQSPGASLNSAEKLEIAHALAALGVDIIEAGFPATSPDDLAAVQRIAHEVGKVDTVTICGLSRCVRKDIELCWEGVRYAASPRIHTFLSTSDIHLKYQMNMTRAEALERAREMVHLARSLCADVEFSTMDAGRSEWTYVAEVCAAAIAEGATTINVPDTVGYMTPDEYGRMIGYLIENTPGGRNPDVIWSVHCHNDLGMATANTLAGIHAGARQAEVTINGIGERAGNTALEEVVMALHTRANYYNNLYTGIDTKQISRISRMVANYTGMVVQPNKAIVGANAFSHEAGIHQDGQLKNHETYEIMRPESVGISESRLVLGKHSGRHAFKVRLRDLGYDVADDELRKAFERFKEVADKKKHITDADLQAIMSDQLEGPVEIFKLRGMQVTCGQIGMPTATIKLEGPDGKEYIEAAIGSGPVDAVYSAMDKIVNAPNRLLEFIVRAITEGIDAQGEVTVRICTKDGEYQTFGGHGSDPDIVVASGKAYLAALNRLLVATGGAGVTPEGESATIRMAGD from the coding sequence ATGTCTGTAGACCCTGTAGTACGCTCAAACCGCGTCCGCATTTTTGATACGACCCTGCGCGATGGGGAACAATCCCCCGGCGCGTCCTTGAACAGCGCCGAAAAGCTGGAGATCGCCCATGCCTTAGCCGCCCTCGGCGTCGATATTATTGAGGCGGGCTTCCCCGCTACCTCCCCGGACGATCTGGCTGCCGTACAGCGTATCGCCCACGAAGTGGGGAAGGTTGATACGGTGACCATCTGCGGGTTGTCACGATGCGTCCGCAAGGATATTGAACTGTGTTGGGAAGGCGTCCGTTACGCGGCAAGCCCTCGTATTCATACCTTCCTCTCCACCTCGGATATTCACCTGAAATATCAGATGAACATGACCCGTGCCGAGGCATTGGAACGGGCGCGGGAGATGGTGCATTTGGCGCGTTCGCTGTGCGCCGATGTCGAATTCAGCACGATGGACGCCGGGCGCTCGGAATGGACATACGTGGCGGAAGTCTGTGCGGCTGCCATTGCCGAGGGCGCAACGACCATCAACGTCCCTGACACAGTGGGCTATATGACCCCCGATGAGTATGGACGGATGATCGGCTACCTGATCGAAAATACCCCCGGTGGGCGGAATCCTGACGTTATTTGGTCGGTGCATTGCCACAACGATTTGGGCATGGCAACGGCAAACACACTGGCAGGGATTCACGCTGGCGCACGGCAGGCGGAAGTGACCATCAACGGCATTGGCGAACGCGCTGGAAACACCGCGTTGGAAGAAGTGGTCATGGCGCTCCACACGCGGGCGAACTACTACAACAACCTGTACACGGGGATCGACACGAAACAGATCAGCCGCATCAGCCGCATGGTTGCCAACTACACAGGGATGGTCGTCCAGCCCAACAAGGCGATTGTCGGGGCGAACGCCTTCAGCCACGAGGCGGGCATTCACCAAGACGGGCAGTTGAAAAACCATGAAACCTACGAGATCATGCGCCCCGAAAGCGTCGGGATCAGCGAGAGTCGCCTTGTCTTGGGCAAGCACAGCGGGCGGCACGCCTTCAAAGTACGGCTGCGCGATCTGGGCTACGACGTGGCGGATGACGAACTGCGCAAGGCGTTTGAACGGTTCAAGGAAGTTGCCGATAAGAAAAAGCACATCACCGATGCCGACTTGCAGGCGATCATGTCCGATCAGCTTGAGGGCCCCGTTGAAATCTTCAAACTGCGCGGGATGCAGGTGACCTGTGGGCAGATCGGGATGCCAACGGCGACGATCAAGTTGGAAGGTCCCGACGGGAAGGAATACATTGAGGCAGCAATCGGATCGGGTCCGGTGGATGCCGTGTACAGCGCGATGGACAAGATTGTGAACGCCCCGAACCGCCTTTTGGAATTCATCGTCCGCGCCATTACCGAGGGAATCGACGCGCAGGGTGAAGTGACCGTCCGCATTTGCACGAAAGATGGCGAGTACCAGACCTTTGGCGGGCATGGCTCTGACCCTGATATTGTCGTCGCCAGTGGGAAGGCGTACCTCGCCGCGCTGAACCGCCTGTTGGTAGCGACGGGCGGGGCGGGCGTCACCCCAGAGGGCGAGTCGGCAACCATCCGTATGGCGGGGGATTGA
- a CDS encoding RNA-binding protein yields the protein MNHKRLYVGDLAGNITESDLQQMFTEVGKVEQVTLVRKGTHGLHGFAFVEMVFPEDARAAVQRYNGTAIDGSRLIVYTVPPKSRPRPVNGESQ from the coding sequence ATGAATCACAAACGGCTCTATGTAGGCGATTTAGCAGGAAATATCACCGAGTCTGATTTACAGCAAATGTTCACTGAGGTAGGCAAGGTGGAACAAGTGACCCTTGTACGCAAAGGGACACATGGGCTGCATGGGTTCGCCTTTGTGGAAATGGTTTTCCCCGAAGATGCCCGCGCCGCTGTCCAGCGTTACAATGGCACAGCGATTGATGGCTCTCGGTTGATTGTCTACACCGTGCCGCCTAAAAGCCGTCCCCGCCCGGTGAATGGGGAGTCACAGTAA
- a CDS encoding AarF/ABC1/UbiB kinase family protein, which yields MAMNGTNGTKETNGTAAKRAVRQRLEGVLAPMPAETPADSAAPILTKHAQQPLPATAPHLPPRENAPDEGHRGGTIRRGRFRRTVAFFSLTFFRVLFWEVFLRRIVGEKPISRGRSRRWRLYAKRFRRLAIDMGGVMIKLGQFISTRVDVLPPEITEELAGLQDQVPIVPFEYIQATMTRELGSLEDHFLWVTPEPIAAASFGQVHRAQLHNGDRVVVKVQRPHITDIVQTDLSALQFVSHLAMRYAPIRRRANVPALLEEFSRVLWEELDYRKEADNALLFNSMFGNDMGIYVPGVYLEHSTHYVLTQEDVTSIKLNDYAAIDRAGVSRKEVAQRLINCYLRQIFDYKYFHADPHPGNLFVYPLPDDEQDGLSGTSTINGVPYFAAQQGRQGKNGKNSAASHPETLAFTTPNGHATPNETPAGRKFYLIFIDFGMTGRLTPQIVGGLRETLIAILTQDAKALVDSYGKLGILMPSADRARLEAATRAVFDKVWGLNMNELSSLPFEDVTEVALEFSDLIMSMPFQMPQDFIYLSRTIGILSGMCTGLDPQFDPWREMQPFATRLLAEESEVRRGNLPVLNGAAGVLASAALKTIRDFFARTYRLPALADTVLDRAERGELVVQVKPSDAFGQQVTRIESAIHQISLGVIFTATSVTSAILYVGGERGWGTMGFMAAGVIFVMITLRGRGDR from the coding sequence GTGGCGATGAACGGAACGAATGGGACAAAGGAAACGAACGGAACTGCCGCGAAACGCGCCGTCCGGCAGCGGCTAGAGGGTGTTCTTGCCCCCATGCCAGCCGAGACGCCAGCGGACTCTGCCGCGCCGATCCTTACCAAACATGCCCAACAACCCCTTCCTGCGACGGCACCCCATCTCCCCCCCCGTGAAAACGCCCCCGATGAAGGGCATCGCGGGGGGACAATCCGGCGGGGGCGTTTCCGGCGGACGGTGGCGTTTTTCAGCCTGACCTTTTTCCGCGTCCTGTTTTGGGAGGTGTTCCTCCGCCGGATCGTTGGCGAAAAACCGATCAGCCGAGGGCGTTCGCGGCGCTGGCGGCTTTATGCCAAACGCTTTCGCCGTCTCGCCATTGATATGGGCGGGGTGATGATCAAACTGGGGCAGTTCATCTCCACCCGTGTGGACGTGCTGCCGCCTGAGATCACCGAAGAACTTGCCGGTCTGCAAGATCAAGTCCCGATTGTCCCCTTCGAGTACATCCAAGCGACCATGACACGCGAACTCGGCTCGCTGGAGGATCATTTTTTGTGGGTCACCCCCGAACCCATCGCGGCGGCGTCTTTCGGGCAGGTTCATCGGGCGCAGCTTCACAATGGGGATCGCGTTGTCGTCAAGGTGCAGCGCCCCCACATCACAGACATTGTGCAGACCGATCTCAGCGCCTTGCAGTTTGTCTCGCACCTTGCCATGCGCTATGCCCCCATCCGGCGGCGGGCGAACGTCCCCGCCCTGTTGGAGGAATTTAGCCGCGTTCTGTGGGAAGAACTCGATTACCGCAAAGAGGCGGATAATGCCCTTCTGTTTAACTCTATGTTTGGCAACGACATGGGCATTTACGTCCCGGGCGTCTACCTTGAACACTCTACCCACTATGTCCTCACCCAAGAGGACGTGACGAGCATCAAGCTGAACGATTATGCGGCGATAGACCGCGCCGGAGTCAGCCGCAAAGAGGTTGCCCAACGGCTGATCAACTGCTATCTACGGCAGATTTTCGATTACAAGTATTTTCACGCCGATCCCCATCCGGGCAATCTGTTCGTCTACCCCCTTCCCGATGACGAACAAGACGGCTTGAGCGGGACGAGTACAATCAACGGCGTTCCCTACTTTGCTGCGCAACAGGGACGGCAGGGTAAAAATGGCAAAAATAGCGCCGCCAGTCACCCCGAAACGCTTGCCTTCACCACGCCGAATGGACATGCCACACCGAATGAGACCCCCGCCGGACGCAAGTTCTACCTGATCTTCATTGATTTCGGCATGACCGGGCGGCTGACCCCACAGATCGTCGGCGGGCTGCGGGAGACGCTGATCGCCATCCTCACCCAAGATGCGAAAGCGCTGGTCGATAGCTACGGCAAACTAGGCATCCTCATGCCAAGCGCAGATCGGGCGCGGCTTGAGGCGGCAACCCGCGCCGTCTTCGATAAGGTCTGGGGGCTGAACATGAACGAACTCAGTTCGCTCCCCTTTGAAGACGTGACCGAGGTCGCCCTTGAGTTCAGCGATCTAATCATGTCCATGCCCTTCCAAATGCCGCAGGATTTCATCTACCTCAGCCGCACGATAGGGATTCTGAGCGGGATGTGTACAGGGCTTGATCCGCAGTTTGACCCCTGGCGGGAGATGCAGCCCTTTGCCACCCGCCTTTTGGCAGAAGAATCTGAGGTGCGGCGGGGCAATTTGCCCGTCCTGAATGGGGCGGCGGGTGTCTTGGCAAGCGCGGCACTAAAGACCATCCGCGATTTCTTTGCCCGCACGTACCGTCTCCCCGCGCTGGCGGATACCGTGCTGGATCGCGCCGAACGGGGTGAACTGGTCGTCCAGGTGAAGCCGAGCGATGCCTTTGGGCAGCAGGTGACACGCATTGAATCCGCCATTCACCAAATTTCGTTGGGAGTGATCTTCACCGCCACAAGTGTCACCAGCGCGATTCTCTATGTGGGTGGGGAGCGTGGGTGGGGGACAATGGGGTTCATGGCGGCGGGGGTCATCTTCGTGATGATCACCCTTCGCGGGCGGGGGGATCGCTAA
- a CDS encoding hydroxymethylglutaryl-CoA reductase has translation MAIPTMILKQLYTYSSLENGDGGIHFSIKNRLSDATFAALKGVSIDGKAVDLAHITVILGEGDTRTPAQISKDNPIDFPLRKALTVFAKGEHLAPGKHTVEVTFEALPFGELTLTVEDSITEKHDNLTRLPRDANDDYSEAIIAERIAFVEQYSGAKLVHSSKYSFDPHVTKGNVEHFTGVAQIPLGFAGPLRVNGEHAQGEFLIPLATSEGTLIASYNRGIKVLNLSGGVIATVVGDAMQRAPVFIFENARAGREFVHWVHENMGKIREEAEATSSVAKLQYVDPYLSNKFAYLRFNYSTGDAAGQNMVGRATFAACSWILDAYKDYPIKHFYLESNFATDKKASQINVMRTRGKRVTAEVTIKRDTLQQVMRVTPESLNYHMQVSNVGAFISGANNNGAHSPNAITAMFIATGQDVANVSESSAGILYTEVTPEGDLYLSITIPSLIIATHGGGTKLPTQNECLAVLGCTGRGKVNKLAEIIAGVVLAGELSLGSAISSSDWVSSHEKYGRNR, from the coding sequence ATTGCTATTCCAACAATGATTTTGAAGCAGTTATACACCTACAGCAGTTTAGAAAATGGGGACGGTGGGATTCATTTTTCGATCAAGAACCGCCTCAGCGATGCCACCTTTGCCGCCCTCAAGGGGGTGAGCATTGATGGCAAAGCCGTTGATCTTGCCCATATCACTGTCATTTTGGGGGAGGGTGACACGCGCACTCCCGCCCAGATTAGCAAAGACAACCCGATTGACTTTCCACTGCGCAAGGCGCTGACCGTCTTTGCCAAAGGGGAACACCTTGCCCCCGGCAAACACACGGTGGAAGTCACTTTTGAGGCGCTCCCCTTTGGCGAACTGACCCTGACTGTTGAGGACAGCATCACCGAAAAACACGATAACCTGACGCGCCTCCCCCGCGATGCGAACGATGATTACAGCGAAGCGATCATTGCTGAGCGGATCGCCTTTGTCGAACAGTATTCAGGGGCAAAACTTGTCCATAGTTCAAAATACTCGTTTGATCCGCATGTGACGAAGGGAAATGTCGAACATTTCACCGGCGTCGCTCAGATTCCGCTTGGCTTTGCCGGCCCGCTGCGGGTGAACGGCGAACACGCACAAGGGGAGTTCCTGATCCCTCTGGCAACCTCCGAAGGGACGCTGATCGCCTCTTATAATCGCGGCATCAAAGTGCTGAATCTGAGCGGCGGCGTCATAGCGACGGTGGTTGGCGATGCGATGCAGCGGGCGCCTGTCTTTATTTTTGAGAACGCCCGTGCTGGACGGGAATTTGTCCATTGGGTGCATGAGAACATGGGAAAAATCCGCGAGGAAGCCGAGGCAACCTCCAGTGTTGCTAAGTTGCAGTATGTAGACCCTTACCTAAGCAACAAATTTGCCTACCTGCGCTTTAACTACTCCACTGGCGATGCCGCCGGACAGAACATGGTTGGGCGGGCGACCTTTGCCGCCTGTAGTTGGATTTTGGACGCTTACAAAGACTACCCAATCAAGCATTTCTATCTGGAATCAAACTTTGCCACCGATAAAAAGGCGTCCCAGATCAACGTCATGCGGACGCGGGGCAAGCGCGTGACGGCGGAAGTGACGATCAAGCGCGATACCCTTCAACAGGTGATGCGCGTCACGCCGGAGAGCCTGAACTACCACATGCAGGTATCCAATGTGGGGGCGTTTATCTCTGGGGCAAACAACAACGGGGCGCACAGCCCGAACGCGATCACAGCGATGTTCATTGCCACCGGACAAGATGTGGCAAATGTGTCTGAGTCCTCGGCGGGCATCCTCTATACGGAGGTGACGCCAGAGGGCGATCTCTACTTGTCGATCACGATTCCTTCGCTGATCATTGCCACGCACGGCGGGGGGACGAAGCTGCCCACCCAAAATGAATGCTTAGCGGTTTTGGGCTGCACCGGACGAGGCAAGGTGAACAAACTGGCGGAGATTATCGCTGGTGTCGTCTTGGCGGGTGAACTCTCCCTTGGCTCAGCAATCTCCTCCTCGGATTGGGTGTCCAGCCACGAGAAATACGGGCGAAACCGATAG
- a CDS encoding ArsA family ATPase: MRIIVHTGKGGVGKTSVSAATALHCAEMGLKTIVISTDTAHSLGDSLDREIGPEPIEIRPNLWAQEVDARYSMDKYWGAFQKYMIALFSRRGVEDIVAEEVTILPGFEEGAHLLWIDKYVREGFYDMLIVDAAPTAETLRLLSLPDVSRWWFERLIKLTRGMSRVLRPIAKPLLRTELPNKEAFDTVEALFKTLDNVRALLADPTMSSMRLVVNPEKMVIKETQRTYTYLNLYGYAVDAVICNKILPEAVTDPYFQQWKDLQRENIALIQEVFGELPLLKAPMMERDVSGLEGLRHLADNLYTNVDPTKRLFHGTTHEIIAQGKGGYLLRVPLPFAHRDDLDLYRSADEITLRVGPYRRNIVLPHALWKLEIGTARFEGEALNIEFIAKA; the protein is encoded by the coding sequence ATGCGTATTATTGTACACACGGGGAAGGGCGGCGTCGGCAAGACGAGCGTCAGCGCGGCGACGGCGCTTCATTGCGCTGAGATGGGGCTGAAAACAATTGTGATCAGCACCGACACGGCGCACAGCTTGGGCGATTCGCTGGATCGAGAGATTGGTCCCGAACCGATTGAGATTCGCCCCAATCTGTGGGCGCAAGAGGTAGACGCCCGCTATTCGATGGATAAATATTGGGGCGCGTTCCAAAAATACATGATCGCCCTCTTTAGCCGGCGTGGGGTGGAAGACATTGTAGCTGAGGAAGTGACCATCCTCCCGGGCTTTGAAGAAGGGGCGCATCTGCTGTGGATTGATAAATACGTCCGCGAGGGATTCTACGATATGCTTATCGTAGATGCCGCTCCCACCGCCGAGACTCTCCGCTTGCTGAGTCTGCCGGATGTCAGCCGTTGGTGGTTTGAGCGCTTGATCAAACTGACGCGAGGCATGTCGCGGGTGCTGCGCCCCATTGCCAAGCCGCTGCTGCGGACGGAACTGCCCAACAAAGAGGCATTTGATACCGTTGAGGCGCTGTTCAAAACACTGGATAATGTGCGGGCGCTGCTTGCCGACCCCACCATGAGCAGTATGCGCTTGGTGGTGAACCCTGAAAAAATGGTGATCAAGGAGACGCAGCGGACATACACCTATCTGAATCTCTATGGTTACGCGGTAGATGCCGTGATCTGCAACAAGATTCTGCCGGAGGCGGTCACCGACCCCTATTTCCAGCAGTGGAAAGACCTCCAACGCGAGAACATCGCCCTGATTCAGGAGGTTTTTGGAGAGCTTCCCCTCTTGAAAGCGCCCATGATGGAACGTGATGTGAGCGGCTTAGAGGGACTTAGACACCTTGCCGATAATCTCTACACCAATGTAGACCCGACGAAACGCTTGTTTCACGGGACAACCCATGAGATTATTGCGCAAGGGAAAGGGGGCTATTTGCTCCGTGTGCCGCTCCCCTTTGCCCACCGCGATGATCTCGATCTCTACCGTTCGGCGGATGAGATCACGCTGCGGGTGGGACCCTACCGCCGAAACATTGTCTTGCCGCACGCTCTCTGGAAGTTAGAGATTGGCACGGCACGCTTTGAGGGCGAGGCGCTCAACATCGAATTCATCGCAAAAGCCTGA
- a CDS encoding class I SAM-dependent methyltransferase, protein MALWYLKAALQGTLSVLPFSRTTNYLFQRYVSKGLHPTQITLENKLSTFKTHLENYRFALNAPDARPERVLEIGTGWLPFVPIAFALAGVAHIITIDKVGLTRRTLLQETLDLFLHYAEQGTLQTWLPLAENRLSLLEQARKRIDTEGIKEALEALHIEARVQDVRELTTLPPPDLFVSNNTYEHIPGEVLRSILKMYRRLAHERSVLSDMIDLTDHYVYFDKTITPYNFLNYSERTWRWFNNPLQYQNRLRISDYRQFYEENGFRILREENKRAAETLPTGVRLAKEFAHYAPQDLLVTESWVIAVPAAPTV, encoded by the coding sequence ATGGCATTGTGGTATCTGAAAGCGGCGCTGCAAGGCACATTGTCTGTGCTGCCCTTCTCCCGGACAACGAACTACCTCTTTCAGCGCTATGTCTCGAAGGGGCTGCACCCCACCCAGATAACGCTTGAAAACAAGCTCAGCACCTTTAAAACCCACTTAGAAAATTACCGCTTTGCCCTGAACGCCCCTGACGCCCGACCAGAGCGAGTCTTAGAGATTGGGACAGGGTGGCTGCCCTTTGTGCCTATCGCCTTCGCCCTTGCGGGGGTGGCGCACATCATCACCATCGATAAGGTTGGGCTGACGCGCCGTACCCTGCTGCAAGAGACGCTCGATCTGTTTCTTCACTATGCCGAACAAGGGACTCTTCAAACATGGCTGCCCCTTGCCGAAAACCGCCTATCCCTGCTTGAACAAGCACGTAAACGGATTGACACGGAGGGTATCAAAGAGGCGCTGGAGGCGCTGCACATCGAGGCGCGGGTACAGGATGTGCGGGAACTAACCACCCTCCCTCCGCCCGATTTATTCGTCTCCAACAACACCTATGAGCATATTCCGGGGGAGGTTTTGCGCAGTATCCTCAAGATGTATCGGCGGCTTGCTCATGAGCGCTCTGTGCTGAGCGATATGATTGATCTGACTGATCATTATGTCTATTTTGATAAAACGATCACGCCCTACAATTTCCTGAACTACTCCGAGCGAACATGGCGGTGGTTCAATAACCCCTTGCAATATCAAAACCGTCTACGGATCAGCGATTACCGCCAGTTTTATGAGGAAAATGGCTTTCGGATTCTGCGGGAAGAAAACAAACGGGCTGCCGAAACCCTTCCCACTGGCGTCCGGCTGGCGAAGGAATTCGCCCATTACGCACCCCAAGACCTCCTCGTTACCGAGAGTTGGGTGATCGCTGTTCCGGCAGCCCCTACCGTCTAG